One part of the Acidobacteriota bacterium genome encodes these proteins:
- a CDS encoding DUF1156 domain-containing protein, which translates to MWHLWRNRRHVQPPTGGIADNHSPISHEGLAVCRIERRDVIPKTCKRLAEVDFPVAVVSKHAAREKSIRHGHPSTLHLWWARRPLASSRAVLLALLLPDPCDRHCPEDFLRVAADELRGLAEHLVKTKAGSELLIADLKSNLKSKRPGIREEAEREAERRARVWNDLSSEKEPWPLIRVRRALLHLLAQGAAWEWSVADPFLNVSRKLVKAAHGEHAPLVVDPFAGGGSIPLEALRMGCEAFASDLNPVACLILKAMLEDIPRRGSALADELRRVGGEIKAVAEKELSDLYPPDPDGATPIAYLWARTVRCEAPNCGAEIPLIRSMWLCKKLRRKRALRLSVQRDEVESPRVEFEIFEPSADKDVRAGTVARAKAACVCCGSVLPPERVRAQLAAQRGGADVIFDEQGCRSGGAFLLAVVTLKPGEKGRHYRLPTVRDYAAVRRARDRVARIIDDWERRGRKGPCPVPDEPISLNEVRRISVPIYGMHTWGDLFTLRQKAALVELCRLVRRHDSSAPSALLLALSVSRFADIANSLCQWENTKHQVRHLFTRQSVPMLWDFAEASFVGGQAGDHATTLRTMARVVERFSESREPTQVHGADAAAHPLPDQAANVWFTDPPYYDAVPYAHLADFFFVWLRRIIPDDPLLRNSFESSSCTTPKVREIVVDRPHRMSTSEKDAESYEQGMARAFAEGRRVLRDDGIGSVVFAHKTTEGWEALLSGMIKGGWTLTGSWPIATEMDTRPNARETASLATSVHLICRPRPDNALVGDWAVVLHELPRRVGEWMERLQGEGIRGADLVFACIGPALEIFSRYERVETADGHEIGLPKYLEKVWEVVGRTALENVLGAAEAQARNGLAGALEEDARLTALFLWTLQATNGETGRDVGGRPVDVADDEGVVSGGSTSYSLVFDVVRRFAQPLGIDLPRWENHTIETEKGMVRLIPVAERAERLFGERGAAAVAAWLEQEVNSGADVLQGVLFPDYEEAPTIGRVHKSGVGETAEVSAVKPGATTLDRVHTGMLLQAGGQTSALRALVKAERERGPDFLRLSNALSALYPAGSEEKRLLDAMLLTLPK; encoded by the coding sequence GTGTGGCATCTTTGGCGAAACCGCAGACATGTGCAACCGCCGACTGGCGGCATTGCAGACAACCATTCGCCAATCTCGCATGAGGGGTTAGCAGTCTGCCGGATTGAAAGAAGAGATGTGATTCCTAAAACGTGCAAGCGCCTCGCTGAAGTGGACTTTCCCGTCGCGGTCGTTTCGAAGCACGCGGCGCGGGAGAAGTCGATCCGCCACGGTCATCCCTCGACGTTGCACCTGTGGTGGGCGCGACGCCCGCTGGCGTCAAGTCGCGCCGTGTTGCTGGCGCTGTTGCTGCCGGATCCGTGCGATCGGCACTGTCCAGAGGACTTTCTTCGAGTCGCTGCCGACGAGCTCCGGGGGCTCGCCGAACATCTCGTCAAGACCAAGGCCGGATCTGAATTGCTGATCGCGGATTTGAAGTCAAACTTGAAGAGCAAGAGGCCGGGAATAAGGGAAGAGGCGGAACGAGAGGCTGAACGTAGAGCGAGAGTTTGGAACGACCTGTCGTCGGAGAAGGAGCCTTGGCCGCTGATACGGGTTCGCCGCGCGCTGCTGCATCTTCTGGCCCAGGGGGCGGCGTGGGAGTGGTCTGTTGCCGACCCGTTCCTTAACGTGTCACGCAAACTCGTTAAGGCAGCGCACGGGGAGCACGCTCCACTTGTCGTCGATCCGTTCGCGGGCGGGGGTTCAATCCCGCTGGAGGCGTTGCGGATGGGGTGTGAAGCGTTCGCCAGCGACCTGAATCCGGTGGCGTGCCTAATCCTCAAAGCTATGCTGGAGGACATCCCCCGCCGCGGTTCTGCCTTGGCCGATGAGCTTCGGAGAGTTGGGGGCGAGATCAAAGCGGTCGCCGAGAAGGAACTGTCTGATCTCTACCCGCCGGATCCGGACGGCGCAACGCCCATCGCATACCTGTGGGCGCGGACTGTGCGGTGCGAGGCGCCGAACTGCGGGGCGGAGATCCCGTTGATACGCTCAATGTGGCTGTGCAAGAAGTTGCGGCGCAAGCGGGCGCTGCGTCTCAGCGTGCAGCGCGACGAGGTCGAGTCGCCGCGGGTCGAGTTCGAGATCTTCGAGCCCAGCGCGGACAAGGATGTGCGGGCCGGGACCGTGGCACGTGCGAAGGCTGCCTGCGTCTGTTGCGGGTCGGTGCTTCCGCCGGAGCGCGTGCGGGCGCAGCTCGCGGCTCAACGTGGCGGCGCGGACGTCATCTTCGACGAGCAGGGATGTCGCTCAGGCGGAGCGTTTCTCTTAGCTGTGGTCACGCTCAAGCCGGGCGAGAAAGGCCGACACTACCGACTGCCGACCGTGCGGGACTACGCGGCTGTGCGCCGGGCTCGGGACCGCGTCGCCAGGATTATCGACGACTGGGAGCGGCGAGGTCGGAAAGGGCCGTGCCCCGTTCCGGATGAGCCGATATCGCTGAACGAAGTGCGGCGCATCAGTGTGCCGATCTATGGCATGCACACGTGGGGCGACCTGTTCACATTGCGGCAGAAGGCGGCGCTAGTGGAGCTATGTCGACTGGTTCGTCGACACGATTCGTCAGCACCATCCGCGCTATTACTGGCGTTGAGCGTCAGTCGCTTTGCGGATATCGCCAACTCCCTTTGTCAATGGGAGAACACAAAGCACCAGGTTCGGCATCTCTTTACTAGGCAGTCAGTTCCGATGCTCTGGGACTTTGCAGAAGCCAGTTTTGTCGGCGGACAGGCCGGAGACCACGCTACGACGTTGCGGACGATGGCTCGTGTGGTCGAGCGGTTTTCGGAGAGTCGTGAGCCAACGCAAGTCCATGGTGCGGATGCAGCTGCCCACCCGCTTCCAGATCAGGCCGCCAACGTCTGGTTTACCGACCCGCCATACTACGATGCGGTGCCGTACGCACACCTCGCGGACTTCTTTTTTGTTTGGCTCAGGCGCATAATTCCTGACGATCCCCTGCTTCGCAACTCGTTCGAGTCGAGCAGCTGCACGACACCCAAAGTGCGCGAAATCGTCGTTGATCGGCCGCATCGCATGAGTACATCCGAGAAAGACGCGGAATCGTACGAACAGGGAATGGCGCGAGCTTTCGCCGAAGGGCGGCGGGTGCTTCGGGATGACGGCATCGGATCTGTGGTCTTCGCTCACAAGACCACCGAGGGCTGGGAAGCGCTCCTCTCGGGCATGATTAAGGGAGGCTGGACGCTCACCGGTTCGTGGCCAATCGCCACGGAGATGGATACCCGGCCCAATGCACGAGAAACCGCTTCTCTGGCCACCAGCGTCCACCTAATCTGTCGTCCCCGCCCAGACAACGCCTTGGTAGGCGATTGGGCCGTCGTCTTGCACGAACTTCCCCGGCGCGTCGGCGAATGGATGGAACGTCTGCAGGGTGAAGGGATTCGTGGCGCCGATCTCGTCTTCGCCTGCATCGGCCCGGCGCTGGAGATCTTCAGCCGGTACGAGAGAGTTGAGACGGCTGACGGACATGAGATCGGACTTCCCAAGTATCTGGAGAAGGTCTGGGAGGTAGTCGGCCGCACCGCGCTGGAGAACGTCCTCGGAGCGGCGGAGGCGCAAGCCCGGAACGGGCTGGCGGGCGCCCTGGAAGAAGATGCGCGGCTGACTGCACTCTTCCTGTGGACACTCCAGGCGACCAACGGCGAGACGGGCCGAGACGTTGGCGGCAGACCGGTCGATGTGGCGGACGACGAGGGAGTGGTAAGCGGCGGGTCCACGAGCTACTCCCTTGTCTTCGACGTGGTGCGCCGCTTCGCACAGCCTCTGGGTATCGACCTGCCGAGGTGGGAGAACCACACTATTGAAACCGAGAAGGGCATGGTTCGTCTGATTCCGGTCGCCGAGCGTGCCGAGAGACTCTTCGGCGAGCGAGGGGCAGCTGCTGTCGCCGCATGGCTGGAACAGGAGGTCAATAGCGGTGCGGATGTACTTCAGGGCGTCCTCTTTCCGGACTATGAGGAAGCACCGACCATTGGACGGGTGCACAAGAGTGGGGTCGGAGAAACCGCTGAAGTCTCTGCTGTGAAACCCGGCGCCACGACCCTCGACCGCGTCCATACCGGTATGCTCCTCCAGGCCGGTGGGCAGACTAGCGCGTTGCGGGCACTGGTGAAGGCCGAGCGCGAGCGCGGCCCGGATTTTCTGCGCCTGTCGAATGCACTGTCCGCACTCTATCCGGCGGGTAGCGAGGAAAAGCGGCTGCTTGATGCGATGCTCTTGACACTCCCGAAGTAA
- a CDS encoding ATP-binding protein, which yields MTLEPWYKVVLPRREVREGRSFNPDEFAIALEQVVAGTAPSDYRDPEAFFDRTCFTRALRDHTGMVLRRLAGETANTAPVMTLVTQFGGGKTHTLTALYHLVTASDLLEDREEVRSLLHEAELSAVPAARVAVFVGNAWDPSEGREAPWIDVARQLAGDRGVELLGAQAATTPPGTEALGRVFAAAGAPVLVLFDEVLNFVNRYRPMADAFHAFIQNLTVAMTGRTQGAAVISLPRSEVEMSDFDLAWQDKITKVVRRVAKDLLANDETEVSEVVRRRLFDDIGRDGLRTRVSKAYADWCFERRERLPPEWTLVDSAATEAKAREHLRARFEACYPFHPATLSVFQRKWRALPQFQQTRGTLAMLAQWISWAHRDGFTGARTEPLITLGSAPLEVPDFIGVVLGQLGESRLSTAIEVDIAGAQAHARALDGDTKAALRDVHRRVGTSMLFESSGGQVDKVAHLPELRFALGEPAVDTTSVDAAALALEERAYFLRRVGTDGFRISYRPTIKKVVNDRRASLDEDDEIRPSVRSLVRDDFDRGASIPRVHFPADSASIPDTPKLTLVVVGPEVEWTGTAGDVRERIAEWTRTRGASPRRYPGALVWAVRKPGRGLQDKVEQWLAWKRVAREVSAGALGSELDTADRAEIGGKVREAVEAAREEVWGDYRFIVFADASTADGLEVIDLGAGHSSSAESLCSRVIGALKSSARLNESVGAGYIERNWPPAFKDGGTWPLDSLRQSFLDGSLTRLVDPDAVLRRKVVEWVANGDFGLGSGLHTDRPERVWFRQAVASEEVSFDSGVCLLTKGRAGVLKAPPAPKGETPVEPAPGKQDPSGATADSEPAPGTSPEPQPPEPPEPRVATLRLHGYIPAEIWNRVGTRLIPKLRASSSDGLRVNVAFELTTSERGADALLTEVRQILDDLRLTEQVRIDAG from the coding sequence ATGACACTTGAGCCCTGGTACAAGGTGGTGCTTCCGCGCCGGGAGGTGCGCGAAGGACGCTCGTTCAATCCCGACGAGTTCGCTATCGCCCTGGAACAGGTAGTCGCCGGTACGGCGCCGTCGGACTATCGCGATCCTGAGGCGTTTTTCGACCGCACTTGCTTCACCCGGGCATTGCGCGACCACACGGGCATGGTTCTGCGACGTTTAGCTGGAGAGACCGCAAACACGGCACCGGTGATGACGCTGGTGACGCAGTTCGGCGGCGGCAAGACCCATACGCTAACGGCGCTCTATCACCTGGTCACGGCGAGCGACCTGCTAGAAGACCGGGAGGAGGTGAGGTCGTTGTTGCACGAGGCGGAGCTCTCGGCCGTGCCGGCCGCTCGGGTAGCGGTGTTCGTCGGCAACGCATGGGATCCGAGCGAGGGACGCGAGGCTCCTTGGATCGATGTCGCCCGCCAGCTCGCTGGTGATCGAGGCGTCGAGCTACTCGGGGCGCAGGCGGCAACGACGCCGCCAGGGACCGAAGCCCTTGGGCGGGTGTTCGCGGCAGCAGGCGCTCCGGTGTTGGTGCTCTTCGACGAGGTGCTCAATTTCGTCAATCGCTATCGTCCGATGGCCGACGCTTTCCATGCGTTCATCCAGAACCTGACAGTGGCCATGACCGGCAGGACTCAAGGGGCGGCCGTCATCAGCTTGCCGCGCAGCGAAGTCGAGATGTCCGACTTCGATCTGGCGTGGCAGGACAAGATCACCAAGGTCGTCCGCCGCGTCGCCAAGGATCTGTTGGCGAACGACGAGACGGAGGTGAGCGAAGTGGTCCGGCGGCGCCTGTTCGACGATATTGGTCGGGACGGCCTTCGAACAAGAGTCTCGAAGGCGTACGCGGATTGGTGCTTCGAACGCCGGGAGCGGCTTCCGCCGGAATGGACGCTGGTGGACAGCGCCGCTACCGAGGCTAAGGCGAGAGAGCATCTGCGGGCGCGCTTTGAAGCCTGCTATCCCTTTCATCCGGCCACACTGTCGGTCTTTCAGCGGAAGTGGCGGGCGCTGCCCCAGTTCCAGCAGACGCGCGGGACATTGGCGATGCTGGCTCAGTGGATCTCGTGGGCGCATCGTGACGGCTTCACCGGTGCACGCACCGAGCCGCTGATCACCCTCGGCTCTGCGCCGTTGGAGGTTCCCGACTTCATCGGCGTCGTTCTCGGCCAGCTCGGCGAATCGCGCTTGTCGACAGCCATTGAGGTCGACATCGCAGGCGCTCAAGCCCACGCACGGGCACTGGACGGCGATACAAAGGCTGCTCTCCGCGACGTTCACCGCCGGGTTGGGACCTCGATGCTGTTCGAGTCCTCCGGCGGGCAGGTCGACAAGGTGGCGCATCTGCCGGAATTGCGCTTTGCGCTGGGCGAGCCGGCGGTCGACACGACCTCAGTCGACGCTGCGGCGCTGGCGCTGGAGGAACGGGCCTACTTCCTGCGTCGCGTGGGAACGGACGGTTTTCGAATCAGCTACCGGCCGACGATCAAGAAGGTAGTCAACGACCGGCGCGCCTCGCTCGACGAGGATGACGAGATCCGGCCGTCTGTCCGTAGCTTGGTCAGGGACGACTTCGACAGAGGCGCGAGCATTCCGCGAGTGCATTTCCCGGCCGACTCGGCGTCGATTCCGGACACGCCCAAGCTGACGTTGGTGGTGGTGGGTCCTGAAGTGGAATGGACGGGCACCGCCGGAGACGTGCGTGAGCGGATCGCAGAATGGACACGAACCCGCGGCGCATCGCCCCGGCGGTATCCGGGAGCGCTCGTTTGGGCCGTCCGGAAGCCCGGCCGCGGATTGCAGGACAAGGTGGAGCAGTGGCTTGCGTGGAAGCGTGTCGCTAGAGAGGTCTCCGCGGGGGCGCTTGGGAGTGAGCTTGATACGGCGGACCGAGCCGAGATCGGAGGAAAGGTACGCGAGGCCGTCGAGGCCGCCCGAGAGGAGGTGTGGGGTGACTATCGCTTCATCGTCTTCGCCGACGCCTCGACGGCGGACGGACTGGAGGTCATCGACCTCGGAGCCGGTCACTCCAGCAGCGCGGAGAGTCTCTGCAGTCGCGTCATTGGGGCGCTCAAGTCGAGCGCTCGTCTCAACGAATCGGTCGGTGCAGGATACATAGAACGTAACTGGCCACCAGCGTTCAAGGATGGTGGGACGTGGCCGCTGGACAGCCTGCGCCAGAGCTTTCTCGATGGCTCGCTGACACGCCTCGTGGACCCTGACGCCGTGCTGCGCAGGAAGGTCGTCGAGTGGGTGGCCAACGGAGACTTCGGGCTCGGCTCCGGCCTGCACACCGACCGGCCCGAACGGGTGTGGTTCCGGCAGGCGGTTGCCTCGGAAGAAGTGTCCTTCGATTCGGGTGTTTGCCTGTTGACCAAGGGTCGAGCTGGAGTATTGAAGGCTCCGCCAGCACCCAAGGGGGAAACACCGGTCGAACCGGCCCCCGGCAAGCAAGATCCGTCCGGCGCCACTGCGGATTCGGAGCCTGCACCGGGAACGTCGCCCGAACCACAGCCGCCTGAACCGCCCGAGCCAAGGGTCGCGACGCTTCGTTTGCATGGCTACATTCCGGCGGAGATCTGGAACCGCGTCGGCACCCGGTTGATCCCGAAGCTCAGGGCTAGCTCCAGTGATGGCCTGAGAGTAAACGTGGCGTTCGAGTTGACCACGAGCGAACGGGGAGCTGATGCGCTGCTGACCGAAGTGCGTCAGATTCTCGACGATCTGCGCCTCACCGAGCAGGTGCGCATAGATGCAGGGTAG
- a CDS encoding DUF262 domain-containing protein, whose amino-acid sequence MSTFDSTKASLSDLLQQIKEGRIQLPDFQRGWIWDDDHIHSLLVSIARSFPIGAVMLLEAGGEVRFQTRPVEGLEARVPEDRVPEKLILDGQQRLTTLVQALSLDEPVRTQTAKRKKIKRYYYFDIQQALAAPNSLDDAVVAVDENRQVRSDFGRRVDLDLSTIELECQRLHFPCNQIMVSDDWEATLYRVAPERFATYMEFRGQVLAAFRTYQIPVIELQKETSKEAVCLVFEKVNTGGVRLSVFELITATYAADGYNLRDDWFGSGARNVESRKERIGRDALLEGIEATEFLQGVSLLRTHELRRADLASGKIGKQVRPVSAKRADILQLPLGAWKRWADELEAGFRNVARFLRKQYFYSQRELPYRTQLVPLAAVLTRLGDRWLEPRIYDKLTRWFWCGVLGELYGGAVETRMANDYEELLGWFEDDDAVPRTVREASFQPDRFDTLRSRLSAAYKGINVLVLREGSRDWYWKAAIRELDADEIALDIHHIFPRDWCEGQRPKKIERNRYDSILNKTPISYKANRKIGGEAPSRYLPKLQSEKHVRLNDGEMDELLASHALAPDLLRRDAFDEFVDDRRRRLSRLVEMAMGKPVVHVSDTAAYD is encoded by the coding sequence ATGAGTACGTTCGACAGCACGAAGGCTTCGCTGAGCGATCTTCTTCAGCAGATCAAGGAGGGTCGGATCCAGTTGCCGGACTTCCAGCGGGGCTGGATCTGGGACGACGACCATATTCACAGCCTACTCGTGAGCATCGCTCGTTCCTTCCCGATCGGCGCCGTGATGCTCCTTGAGGCCGGAGGCGAAGTCCGCTTTCAGACACGACCGGTGGAGGGTTTGGAGGCGAGAGTTCCGGAAGATCGCGTGCCCGAGAAGCTGATTCTCGACGGGCAGCAGCGCCTCACGACGTTAGTCCAAGCTCTCTCGCTTGACGAGCCGGTGCGTACGCAGACCGCGAAACGCAAGAAGATCAAGCGCTACTACTATTTTGACATTCAGCAGGCGCTGGCCGCACCGAACTCCTTGGACGACGCCGTTGTGGCCGTGGACGAGAATCGACAGGTGCGAAGCGATTTCGGCCGGCGAGTGGATCTCGACCTGTCAACGATCGAGTTGGAGTGCCAGCGCTTGCACTTCCCGTGCAATCAGATCATGGTTTCGGATGACTGGGAGGCCACTCTGTACCGCGTGGCACCTGAACGGTTCGCTACCTACATGGAGTTTCGCGGCCAGGTTCTCGCCGCTTTTCGTACCTACCAGATCCCTGTCATCGAGCTACAGAAGGAAACCTCCAAAGAGGCGGTCTGTTTGGTCTTCGAGAAGGTGAACACCGGCGGTGTACGTCTTTCGGTGTTCGAGTTAATCACGGCCACCTACGCGGCGGACGGCTACAACCTCCGCGACGATTGGTTCGGGTCAGGGGCGCGCAACGTCGAATCCCGCAAGGAGCGCATTGGTCGGGACGCACTCCTTGAAGGGATCGAGGCCACAGAGTTCCTCCAAGGAGTCAGCCTGCTGCGTACACACGAACTCCGACGGGCGGACCTCGCCAGCGGCAAGATTGGAAAGCAGGTACGACCGGTCAGCGCCAAGCGCGCCGACATCCTCCAACTGCCACTCGGCGCTTGGAAACGGTGGGCGGATGAGCTGGAGGCGGGGTTTCGCAACGTCGCGCGCTTCCTGCGTAAGCAGTACTTCTACAGCCAGCGGGAGCTGCCCTATCGCACGCAACTGGTCCCGCTGGCAGCGGTGCTCACTCGCCTGGGTGACCGTTGGCTCGAGCCTCGAATCTACGACAAGTTGACGCGCTGGTTCTGGTGCGGCGTACTCGGTGAGCTGTACGGCGGTGCCGTCGAGACTCGCATGGCCAACGACTATGAGGAGCTTCTTGGCTGGTTCGAAGACGACGATGCCGTGCCGCGAACAGTGCGCGAGGCTAGCTTCCAGCCGGATCGCTTCGACACTCTGCGCTCGCGGCTGAGCGCGGCGTACAAGGGCATTAACGTGCTCGTCCTTCGCGAAGGTTCTAGGGACTGGTACTGGAAGGCTGCGATTCGGGAGCTAGATGCCGACGAGATCGCTCTCGACATCCACCACATTTTCCCGCGGGACTGGTGCGAAGGGCAGAGGCCGAAAAAAATCGAGAGGAATCGCTACGACAGCATTCTCAACAAGACTCCCATCTCCTACAAGGCGAACCGCAAGATAGGCGGCGAAGCCCCGTCCCGTTACCTGCCGAAGCTCCAGAGCGAGAAACACGTCCGTCTGAACGACGGTGAGATGGACGAGTTGTTGGCCAGCCACGCGCTCGCGCCAGATCTGCTGCGGCGGGACGCGTTCGATGAATTCGTCGATGACCGTCGTAGGCGACTCAGCCGACTTGTCGAGATGGCAATGGGAAAGCCGGTTGTTCACGTGTCCGACACGGCGGCCTACGACTAG
- a CDS encoding 3-hydroxyacyl-CoA dehydrogenase, whose protein sequence is MPGTINVEHHGDVAILRLDNPPVNGLSWAMRGLLGERIATMLADDTVRAIVIAGAGRMFCGGADIREFNDPPPPNAPNLPAVLDQIEASPKPVVAAIHSVAAGGGLELALACHVRLAAPGTRLGLTEVTLGIIPGAGGTQRLPRLIGVQAALDIIVGGKLHPVERAVEYGFVDERIDGDLVAAAVGRARQLANDSLPLRRASTLEEHLDAVRDQPDFFKHYRDRMDHRTRGFEAPYAAVDCVETALHFPYPDALKHERAVFSRLRDSDQSKAQRHAFFAEREVARIPDVPKQTPVRAIDGAAVIGCGTMGGGIAMSLANAGIPVTVIESSPEALDRGMETVRRNYSRTVRRGRMTEAGMQERVARITPTLDMDAMAGADIVIEAVFEEMPLKQEVFRTIDATAKPNAVLATNTSSLDVDAIAGVTSRPEQVIGTHFFSPAHVMRLVETVRGAATSPETIATSMALAKRIGKVAVLVGNCDSFVGNRMLYAYRRQADFLLEEGASPQQVDRAVREFGLPMGPYEMADLAGLDVSWRIRQRQAADRPAHLRYSPIADRICEAGRFGQKTHAGWYRYDPGHRTPIPDPAIDEVIAQVSADLGIERRRVHDNEIVPRCFYPLVNEGAKILDEGLVLRASDIDVIWMLGYGFPRYRGGPMFWADLVGLGTIHETMQRLHDEHGEWLKPAPLLERLAREGRTFADLDRQGS, encoded by the coding sequence ATGCCCGGGACCATCAACGTCGAACATCACGGCGACGTCGCCATCCTCCGTCTCGACAACCCGCCCGTCAATGGTCTCAGCTGGGCCATGCGGGGGCTGCTCGGCGAGCGCATCGCCACCATGTTGGCCGACGACACGGTCCGCGCCATCGTCATTGCGGGTGCCGGACGGATGTTCTGCGGCGGCGCCGACATACGGGAGTTCAACGATCCCCCGCCGCCGAATGCCCCGAACCTTCCCGCCGTCCTCGATCAGATCGAGGCTTCGCCGAAACCGGTCGTTGCCGCCATCCACTCCGTCGCCGCCGGCGGTGGCCTGGAGCTGGCGCTGGCCTGCCACGTGCGGCTCGCGGCGCCCGGTACGCGCCTGGGCCTGACCGAAGTCACGCTGGGCATCATCCCGGGCGCGGGGGGAACGCAACGGTTGCCGCGGCTGATCGGCGTCCAGGCGGCACTCGACATAATCGTGGGTGGAAAACTCCATCCTGTCGAGCGTGCGGTGGAGTACGGCTTCGTCGACGAACGTATCGACGGCGACCTCGTAGCCGCCGCCGTCGGCCGCGCCCGGCAGCTCGCCAACGACAGCCTGCCGCTGCGCCGCGCCTCCACCCTCGAGGAGCATCTGGACGCGGTGCGCGACCAGCCGGATTTCTTTAAGCACTACCGTGACCGGATGGACCATCGGACGCGCGGCTTTGAGGCGCCGTACGCCGCGGTCGACTGCGTAGAGACGGCGCTCCACTTCCCCTACCCCGATGCACTAAAGCACGAACGGGCAGTGTTCTCCCGTTTGCGCGACTCCGATCAGTCGAAGGCCCAGCGCCACGCCTTCTTCGCCGAGCGCGAGGTCGCGCGCATCCCGGACGTTCCGAAGCAAACACCGGTGCGCGCCATCGACGGCGCGGCCGTCATCGGCTGCGGGACCATGGGGGGCGGCATCGCCATGAGCCTGGCCAACGCCGGCATCCCGGTGACGGTGATCGAGTCGTCGCCGGAAGCCCTCGACCGCGGGATGGAAACCGTCCGCAGGAACTACTCACGGACCGTGCGCCGCGGGCGGATGACCGAGGCCGGGATGCAGGAGCGCGTCGCACGCATTACGCCTACACTCGACATGGACGCGATGGCCGGAGCCGACATCGTGATTGAAGCGGTCTTCGAGGAAATGCCGCTCAAGCAGGAGGTGTTCCGGACTATTGACGCCACCGCGAAGCCAAACGCCGTCCTCGCCACCAACACGTCGTCCCTGGACGTCGATGCCATCGCCGGCGTCACGTCGCGCCCGGAGCAGGTGATCGGGACGCACTTCTTCAGCCCCGCCCATGTGATGCGCCTGGTCGAAACGGTCCGCGGCGCCGCAACCTCGCCCGAGACCATTGCGACCTCGATGGCGCTCGCCAAGCGGATCGGCAAGGTGGCGGTGCTGGTCGGCAACTGCGACAGCTTCGTCGGCAACCGGATGCTGTACGCCTATCGCCGCCAGGCCGACTTTCTCCTCGAAGAGGGGGCCTCGCCGCAGCAGGTGGACCGAGCCGTCCGTGAGTTCGGCCTGCCCATGGGGCCGTACGAGATGGCGGATCTCGCGGGTCTCGACGTGAGCTGGCGAATCCGGCAACGACAGGCGGCCGACCGGCCCGCGCACCTGCGGTACTCCCCAATCGCCGATCGGATCTGCGAGGCGGGCCGGTTTGGCCAGAAGACCCATGCCGGCTGGTACCGCTACGACCCCGGGCACCGGACCCCGATTCCGGATCCGGCGATCGACGAAGTGATCGCACAGGTCTCGGCGGATCTCGGAATCGAGCGGCGCAGAGTGCACGACAACGAGATCGTGCCGCGGTGCTTCTATCCGCTGGTCAACGAGGGAGCGAAGATCCTCGACGAGGGCCTGGTCCTGCGCGCCAGTGACATCGACGTGATCTGGATGCTCGGCTACGGCTTTCCGAGGTACCGTGGCGGCCCAATGTTCTGGGCCGACCTCGTGGGCCTCGGCACGATCCACGAGACGATGCAGCGCCTGCACGACGAACACGGCGAGTGGCTGAAGCCTGCGCCGCTTCTGGAACGGCTCGCCCGCGAAGGCCGGACATTTGCCGATCTGGACCGGCAGGGGTCATGA